In Bactrocera oleae isolate idBacOlea1 chromosome 5, idBacOlea1, whole genome shotgun sequence, a genomic segment contains:
- the LOC106624659 gene encoding uncharacterized protein — MFSTSGYDRLYVRSTSGLAKLLCMLFAVAGIICIAVSTAPVTNLRGLIYMCVMVFACLGSALVFLNNFCEIRRCRRHFCNTTRFELYLHATLAVLCFLAASAALTLALVTYSIAAFFGYVAFCLYALDAWCNYRRYRQRDMSTQT; from the exons ATGTTCTCTACATCCGGCTACGATCGACTCTACGTCCGAAGCACTTCCGGTTTAGCTAAATTGCTCTGTATG CTATTTGCCGTGGCTGGCATTATATGCATTGCAGTTAGCACGGCGCCAGTGACGAATCTGCGCGGCCTCATCTATATGTGTGTAATGGTGTTCGCCTGCCTCGGCAGTGCGCTGGtgtttttgaacaatttttgtgaaattcGTCGTTGTAGGCGGCATTTTTGCAATACAACCAGGTTTGAGCTGTATCTTCATGCCACACTGGCAGTGCTGTGTTTTCTTGCCGCTTCTGCCGCGCTAACGTTGGCTTTGGTGACCTACTCCATTGCAGCG TTTTTCGGCTATGTTGCATTCTGCCTGTACGCCTTGGATGCCTGGTGTAACTATAGGAGATATCGCCAGCGCGATATGAGCACGCAGACGTAG